A single region of the Rhodococcus sp. W8901 genome encodes:
- a CDS encoding ATP-binding protein — translation MSSAPPKDPIPSDGERNALVGFSAQFALAAKIVYRYIPALRWIRVADPSAGVADDFQFVEAGHRHALQVKWSQFPGPFTWSDLFGSVKGKPSLFAGLAEAWQRLRDEWDGPLTVHLCTNNFPSVTRPDAKSVLKTATDSQRHFAAFLSRSFVPVQEHLRLNPKDGWEQIAVLGLVTSWSDAWTMIKDSTGLAQNELTDFVRDFDLAFIPLDQSELLSPRDINDQNHLAATLQGVVVDPARIVELDRSALMARLDWSSRTRYQNPHRFPVPVTYAANSVARTALEESLARHKSGYLALVGPPGSGKSTLVEKVSVAGRLIRYYSFVPDAPDPLSGRGEAQSFLHDLSLALEEAGIYRRGFGADLAGQRAVLVDQLDRAGDKYAKDGTRTTIIVDGLDHIPREQNPTRSLLDELPSPATLPLGVCIVLSSQTTSILPTLVRDTLTGDIDGARVIDVPPLANDEVESIATMAGVADWMLPGQVSDLVEISEGHPLVLTYMIQDLRTLETEPNDETRRNLAGHMLTSAAEHRGSIDQRYSHYLGSLAKDDDAVFAILGTVCRLRIPVDLKWLETWVDASAVTRFADLTHTFFRREGNEWTFIHNSFRRFLVDQTAMVGGHIRDWRSRELHEQLADQCAASANWPQYQDEELVQRYLAGQFQKVLDAATPADLRANLFSGRPFGVVRDQAVVVLRAATGARDYRAMIRSLMFLNELQQRDYVIDADTMARAMSTVDPDRAVEHVVQGRSLRIKTPAALEIAAELAANNSLESAESIVRAAGGLQGLISDLGHSHVRPHELEASIADWAEVSWHRSGLERVLDELDHFLPFPGPIVEANSTGTSGSDDHSANDDGRDDLSVCAEDAVANSALIRADSEPADDADDDTPDNPASDPAGRFDEGAAKPSKDSAATAVDGAGGSIGRKVDDDRWKAEREAREARETRAAVISARNAVHARCVDLADSVRDIESLSRLAERINAESSPEWRARIHAVAARTALKDGDPVEVLRQVQLLLAVETPASAQSPNSSRDETPIPAAQQMNVDAPAVQTDSVGQVKQVEGAQTVIDVDHDKRSAGGAGADGASDIEVDEEEATSSSRRLPLTLRVFAANALAMSGQARTEEFRELLPAETKPSWPSLFGTSDGLKPYKTILLVLRMRELHQLIGIYDTIPEAGLDVPGPGHDPGRTRFIAAMTIVAKLEAQAAAFAMGLASAPDVPAVIEPVIRLLEVPHTTTRNWTGWYQISDAGIELIAALVPLAYRCGGGSQVERLLARFKAAWDNPDRATYWPARRRVVVIRAAAAYVEATEWCRTELDGAEALVVDEGDPYGRATTWLEFARARTDIADHDSAIAAVEHAHRNGWGPGQSDKDYQLVTWLSWLTEAADLAVIDRATFLTDACAYAARLLAATGEADWQASEAASDLIIAVFQRDAGLAISMAEALCDRGVITEPDTITALLTAAAQCPDVEPELVASLLTELLMPLSLETPHEIEKALLDRCTNAGALTEQFANARSLWSVSDSQIADEGVAAPAAGPSAVAEDGPALPLATVLGQMRSYRDPNVPADTARRWSQSIEQCNGSVSRAVAVAVLEQVERLHLGNLDAARAAGIASRAGAANEAREALSCILARTTPYGWQRNWDGGSRIQLFEAAIRDCTDDLVDLAARDLAGLVASKAIAAEFSPRDLKRFAELFGGPELVAECWADIRDYLDVFVPAHDELAGLRPTTSSRPELELITWTAQHLGHPIRIIDFGVRRVLAQNYAQHRTDIELALAEPVSAGGWFAEAALNVLVRVGAETSTAVTDPAVTSATPTGLSPALISALEDAAVSNDAINRHLASRALIFEGVQPPIAPTAQLPALYGIELPPLPKREIPELDRRGVPFVDTSNPQQIIAPYDDALRYVADDVDIDAHTLYHRAASLGQAMPDRWTDGGHNAHFERLSRRGTRHVYRPWAYMVGRRGCARVLAELIDAQVLPRGPYSLWLSILFDDILNWIAPHPLDPSTPLPWRAPDSKDYASEEWCDQTQPAAEHYAAQFADNHVLCENSQWRWLTWETPDEIRRVRTRHGKVSTSKLFTAKPVPITIETTVYRATDYPVLPDLRWSNEELVVGGRSYHSDPERLDEWLALHPAAADALGWIASDTPFEWIGSDGDWRARSVFRVRGQLSHQPPSDTTSADVWQVVLSDQGWFELAAKFTNLQRTVTVKRVLEANQKKQRGRLQKSAAVTIADTSS, via the coding sequence ATGTCGTCAGCTCCGCCGAAAGACCCGATCCCCAGCGACGGTGAACGGAATGCACTGGTCGGATTCAGTGCGCAGTTCGCGCTTGCAGCGAAGATCGTTTACCGATACATACCGGCGTTGCGATGGATTCGTGTCGCAGACCCCAGCGCAGGTGTTGCGGATGACTTTCAATTTGTGGAGGCCGGGCATCGGCACGCGCTGCAAGTCAAGTGGTCACAATTTCCCGGTCCGTTCACGTGGAGTGACCTATTCGGCAGTGTCAAAGGAAAGCCGTCTTTGTTCGCGGGGCTCGCAGAGGCATGGCAGCGCCTCCGAGATGAGTGGGACGGACCCCTCACAGTTCACCTCTGCACGAACAACTTCCCCTCGGTCACGAGACCGGACGCCAAAAGTGTCCTAAAAACCGCTACAGACAGCCAACGGCATTTCGCGGCGTTCTTGTCTCGATCGTTTGTGCCCGTACAAGAGCACCTTCGACTGAACCCGAAGGACGGCTGGGAGCAGATCGCCGTACTTGGCCTTGTTACATCCTGGTCGGATGCGTGGACGATGATTAAGGACAGCACAGGGCTGGCCCAGAACGAACTTACGGACTTCGTCCGCGATTTCGACCTAGCCTTCATTCCACTCGATCAATCAGAACTGTTGTCGCCGCGCGACATCAACGATCAGAACCACCTCGCGGCGACTCTTCAAGGGGTAGTCGTGGATCCCGCCCGAATTGTCGAACTCGACCGATCCGCGCTCATGGCCAGGCTTGACTGGTCCTCACGAACTCGGTACCAGAACCCGCATCGCTTCCCAGTCCCCGTTACCTACGCCGCCAATAGCGTCGCACGCACCGCGCTCGAAGAATCACTAGCTCGTCATAAGAGCGGATATCTTGCGCTCGTCGGACCGCCAGGTTCCGGCAAGTCCACCCTTGTGGAGAAAGTCTCAGTCGCGGGCCGCCTCATTAGGTATTACTCGTTCGTCCCGGATGCTCCAGACCCTTTAAGCGGGCGCGGCGAAGCGCAGAGCTTCCTGCACGATCTTTCTCTGGCGCTAGAGGAAGCCGGCATCTACCGCAGAGGCTTCGGCGCCGACCTTGCCGGGCAACGTGCAGTGCTGGTCGACCAGCTAGATCGCGCCGGAGACAAATACGCCAAGGACGGCACCCGAACCACGATCATCGTCGACGGACTCGACCACATCCCGCGCGAGCAGAACCCGACGCGGTCCCTGCTCGACGAACTTCCCTCCCCTGCCACGCTGCCGCTAGGTGTGTGCATCGTCTTGAGCTCGCAGACCACCTCGATTCTTCCCACACTGGTCCGCGATACATTGACCGGCGACATCGACGGCGCCCGCGTCATCGATGTCCCGCCACTAGCAAACGATGAGGTCGAATCGATCGCGACCATGGCCGGAGTCGCCGACTGGATGCTGCCCGGGCAAGTAAGCGATCTGGTCGAAATCAGCGAGGGCCACCCTCTGGTGCTCACGTACATGATTCAAGACCTACGCACTCTCGAGACCGAACCGAACGACGAGACACGCCGTAACCTTGCCGGCCACATGCTCACGAGCGCCGCCGAACACCGCGGCAGTATCGACCAGCGGTACAGCCACTACCTCGGATCGCTGGCGAAAGACGATGACGCCGTCTTTGCAATTCTGGGCACAGTGTGCAGGCTTCGGATCCCGGTCGACCTCAAGTGGTTGGAAACCTGGGTCGACGCTTCGGCCGTGACGCGGTTCGCAGACCTTACGCACACGTTTTTCCGCCGAGAAGGCAATGAGTGGACCTTCATCCACAACAGTTTCCGCCGGTTTCTGGTCGATCAGACTGCGATGGTCGGTGGACACATCCGCGACTGGCGGTCTCGCGAACTTCACGAGCAACTTGCTGACCAGTGCGCTGCAAGTGCGAACTGGCCCCAGTACCAAGATGAGGAACTCGTACAGCGCTACCTCGCAGGACAATTCCAGAAAGTCCTCGATGCCGCCACCCCTGCGGATCTGCGGGCGAACCTATTCTCCGGCAGACCCTTTGGAGTCGTCCGCGACCAGGCCGTCGTCGTCCTTCGGGCGGCTACAGGAGCCCGCGATTACCGCGCCATGATTCGCTCGCTCATGTTCCTTAACGAATTGCAGCAACGCGACTACGTGATCGATGCGGACACGATGGCAAGAGCCATGAGTACCGTAGACCCGGACCGGGCTGTAGAACACGTCGTTCAGGGCCGAAGCCTGCGCATCAAGACCCCTGCAGCTCTCGAAATTGCTGCTGAACTGGCCGCCAATAACTCTCTCGAATCGGCCGAGTCTATTGTGCGCGCCGCCGGCGGGCTCCAGGGCCTTATTTCTGACCTGGGTCACTCCCACGTGCGACCGCACGAATTGGAGGCGAGTATTGCTGACTGGGCCGAAGTCTCATGGCACCGATCGGGACTTGAGCGCGTACTCGACGAGTTGGACCACTTTCTTCCGTTCCCCGGGCCAATCGTCGAGGCAAACAGCACCGGAACAAGCGGGAGCGACGATCACAGCGCCAACGACGACGGTAGAGACGACCTCAGTGTCTGCGCCGAGGACGCTGTTGCGAACTCCGCCCTGATCAGGGCCGATAGCGAACCTGCTGACGACGCCGATGATGACACGCCTGACAACCCGGCCAGTGATCCGGCAGGCCGCTTTGATGAAGGCGCTGCCAAACCGAGCAAGGACAGCGCAGCGACCGCGGTTGACGGTGCCGGAGGTAGCATCGGGCGGAAGGTCGACGATGACCGCTGGAAAGCCGAGCGCGAAGCACGCGAGGCGAGAGAAACACGGGCAGCAGTCATCTCCGCACGAAACGCGGTTCACGCGCGTTGCGTCGACCTCGCCGACAGCGTCCGCGACATCGAATCATTGTCCCGGCTGGCTGAACGGATCAACGCCGAGTCCAGTCCCGAGTGGCGCGCGCGCATACATGCTGTGGCGGCTCGCACTGCCCTAAAGGACGGGGATCCCGTCGAAGTGCTACGCCAAGTCCAGCTGCTCCTCGCGGTTGAGACCCCCGCCAGCGCTCAGTCTCCGAATTCGAGTCGAGACGAGACACCCATCCCGGCCGCGCAACAAATGAACGTTGACGCGCCCGCTGTCCAGACCGACTCGGTGGGCCAGGTCAAACAGGTCGAGGGGGCCCAGACCGTGATCGACGTCGACCACGACAAACGTTCTGCTGGCGGTGCTGGAGCCGACGGCGCCAGCGACATCGAGGTAGACGAAGAGGAGGCCACCTCTTCGAGCAGACGCCTTCCCCTGACTCTCCGAGTCTTTGCTGCGAACGCGCTTGCAATGTCCGGTCAAGCACGCACCGAGGAGTTCCGCGAACTCCTACCAGCCGAGACGAAACCATCTTGGCCGAGTCTCTTCGGGACCTCGGACGGGTTGAAGCCCTACAAGACGATCCTTCTCGTACTCCGCATGCGCGAACTGCATCAGCTGATCGGCATCTACGACACGATCCCCGAAGCTGGACTCGATGTTCCCGGCCCGGGTCACGACCCGGGCCGCACAAGATTCATTGCAGCAATGACTATTGTCGCTAAACTTGAGGCACAAGCTGCGGCTTTTGCAATGGGTCTCGCCAGCGCACCCGACGTGCCAGCGGTCATAGAACCCGTCATCCGGCTCCTGGAAGTGCCGCACACAACGACACGAAACTGGACCGGGTGGTACCAGATATCCGACGCAGGAATTGAGCTCATCGCCGCGTTGGTGCCCCTGGCCTACCGGTGCGGAGGCGGGTCGCAAGTCGAACGGCTGCTCGCGCGGTTCAAGGCGGCTTGGGACAACCCTGACCGGGCAACCTACTGGCCAGCACGCAGACGCGTTGTGGTTATTCGTGCTGCAGCAGCCTACGTCGAAGCCACCGAATGGTGCCGCACCGAACTAGACGGGGCAGAGGCACTCGTGGTCGACGAGGGCGATCCCTACGGTCGGGCGACCACCTGGCTTGAGTTCGCCAGAGCGCGAACCGATATCGCAGACCACGACAGCGCAATCGCAGCAGTCGAACACGCCCACCGCAACGGATGGGGTCCAGGACAAAGCGACAAAGATTACCAACTGGTGACCTGGCTGTCCTGGTTGACCGAAGCAGCAGATCTCGCTGTCATCGACCGGGCCACCTTTTTGACGGACGCTTGTGCCTACGCTGCCCGGCTCCTCGCCGCCACCGGCGAAGCAGACTGGCAAGCCAGCGAAGCCGCCAGTGACCTCATCATCGCCGTATTCCAGCGAGATGCTGGACTCGCCATCAGTATGGCTGAAGCGCTGTGTGACCGCGGCGTCATTACGGAACCGGACACAATCACAGCTCTCCTCACCGCTGCAGCCCAATGCCCGGACGTAGAACCGGAACTGGTTGCCTCTCTACTGACCGAACTGCTCATGCCGCTCAGTCTCGAGACACCGCATGAAATCGAAAAGGCCCTCCTGGACAGGTGCACAAACGCGGGAGCGCTGACTGAACAATTTGCGAACGCTCGTTCGCTCTGGTCGGTCTCCGACTCCCAGATCGCCGACGAAGGCGTTGCCGCACCAGCCGCAGGCCCGTCGGCCGTTGCAGAAGATGGCCCTGCGCTGCCGCTCGCCACTGTCCTGGGCCAGATGAGGTCCTATCGGGATCCGAACGTCCCGGCGGACACGGCTCGACGCTGGTCGCAGTCGATCGAGCAGTGCAACGGCAGTGTTTCACGTGCTGTTGCAGTCGCCGTCCTCGAGCAGGTGGAACGACTCCATCTTGGCAATCTTGACGCGGCACGAGCCGCAGGTATCGCATCCCGGGCCGGCGCGGCGAATGAGGCTCGAGAAGCGCTCAGTTGCATCCTTGCTCGAACCACTCCCTACGGTTGGCAACGCAATTGGGACGGCGGAAGCCGTATTCAACTGTTCGAGGCCGCTATCCGCGACTGCACAGACGATCTCGTCGACCTTGCGGCACGCGACTTGGCCGGTCTTGTTGCCTCGAAAGCCATTGCGGCTGAATTCTCTCCACGAGACCTTAAACGCTTCGCCGAACTGTTCGGTGGGCCAGAACTGGTCGCAGAGTGCTGGGCTGACATCCGCGACTACCTCGACGTGTTTGTGCCAGCCCACGACGAGCTCGCCGGACTGCGGCCCACCACTTCAAGCCGCCCCGAACTCGAACTCATCACCTGGACGGCACAACACCTCGGACACCCGATCAGGATCATCGACTTCGGTGTCCGTCGGGTGCTCGCCCAGAACTACGCGCAACATCGAACCGATATCGAGCTTGCCCTCGCGGAACCCGTCTCAGCCGGCGGTTGGTTCGCCGAGGCGGCTCTGAACGTCCTCGTCAGGGTCGGCGCCGAAACATCCACTGCCGTAACGGACCCCGCCGTAACCTCGGCGACACCCACAGGGCTGTCACCTGCACTCATCTCCGCTCTAGAAGACGCAGCCGTCAGCAACGATGCAATCAATCGACACCTCGCCTCTCGTGCCCTAATCTTCGAGGGGGTGCAGCCCCCCATCGCCCCCACAGCACAGCTCCCGGCGCTCTACGGAATTGAACTGCCCCCTTTGCCCAAACGTGAGATCCCCGAACTGGATCGTCGCGGCGTCCCATTCGTCGATACCAGCAACCCCCAACAAATCATCGCACCCTACGACGACGCACTACGCTACGTCGCCGACGACGTTGATATCGACGCACACACCCTCTATCACCGAGCCGCATCTCTGGGACAGGCAATGCCCGACCGGTGGACCGACGGCGGACACAATGCCCACTTCGAACGTCTTTCAAGGAGAGGCACCCGGCACGTCTATCGCCCCTGGGCCTATATGGTCGGCCGTCGAGGGTGTGCACGCGTCCTCGCAGAACTTATCGATGCCCAAGTCCTGCCCCGCGGACCGTACTCACTGTGGCTCAGCATCCTCTTCGACGACATCCTGAACTGGATCGCTCCGCATCCACTCGATCCATCGACACCCCTACCTTGGCGCGCACCCGACAGTAAGGACTACGCATCAGAAGAATGGTGCGACCAAACTCAACCCGCAGCCGAACACTACGCCGCACAGTTTGCTGACAACCACGTACTCTGCGAGAACTCCCAATGGCGCTGGCTCACATGGGAAACACCTGACGAGATTCGCCGTGTACGAACCCGGCACGGCAAAGTCAGCACCTCAAAACTCTTCACCGCTAAGCCGGTTCCAATCACTATCGAAACGACTGTCTACAGAGCGACGGATTACCCTGTGTTGCCCGACCTGAGGTGGTCTAACGAAGAACTAGTTGTCGGAGGACGCTCGTATCACTCCGACCCAGAACGACTCGACGAATGGCTCGCCCTCCACCCTGCAGCAGCAGACGCTCTCGGTTGGATCGCGAGCGACACTCCATTCGAGTGGATCGGTAGCGACGGTGACTGGCGTGCCCGGAGCGTCTTCCGCGTCCGAGGACAGCTCAGCCACCAACCACCCTCGGATACCACTAGCGCTGATGTCTGGCAAGTTGTCCTCAGCGACCAGGGATGGTTTGAACTTGCCGCGAAGTTCACCAACCTGCAACGCACCGTCACCGTAAAACGTGTCCTGGAAGCGAACCAGAAAAAACAGCGAGGTCGACTCCAGAAGAGCGCCGCAGTAACCATTGCAGATACCTCAAGCTGA
- a CDS encoding ATP-dependent nuclease yields MGAGDSTKTTLLDAIGLVLSPNSNPQFTDADFYGFDLSKNIVVEAVITDLPDNLVKENQLGKDRSGIMPDGTLVHDPVDEAEECLVVRLTVTPELDSTWEIIRPESEDVRPISASQRRQFGFFRLGERPNFHLRWARGSALSGLTAGSEGASSVILDAHRHARSAVFSTDPNALHIAAATVQKSAGNFGAAVFGELRPGLEPGSATSSHALMLHDGDVPLSSFGLGTRRLTSLSIQDEAMDGGSIIAIDEVEHGLEPHRLAQTLRHLKKRTDAGELQVLMTTHSPITVTTLSAVDLAIVNTDGTGTTNCQPVSPDLDNVQGTFRSAPHALLGRRVLVGEGATEVGFLRGMIRHWDIQRIAADQAPAAAIGTVLVNGQGGTQPTQRAQNFHQLGYPTCMLVDNDDRNIDPSVADAETLGVLVYRWTFGNALEDEVIQTLSADGLQAVVDVAVDIKGEQSIQATVGAKLGGKKLVGTNVAEWRMQAGADDLTMRKAIADAATAKDKEWFKREDRGEDLAEVVIAHLRGLESTHLMKVLGELRAFVYPAVPEPPAALDGAGATDD; encoded by the coding sequence GTGGGTGCCGGCGACAGCACAAAGACGACGCTCCTCGATGCAATCGGGCTAGTGCTTAGCCCGAACAGCAACCCCCAGTTCACGGATGCCGACTTCTACGGATTCGATCTCAGCAAGAACATCGTCGTCGAGGCTGTCATCACCGATCTCCCGGACAACCTGGTCAAGGAGAACCAACTTGGCAAGGACCGCTCCGGAATCATGCCGGACGGGACGCTTGTTCACGATCCCGTCGACGAAGCTGAGGAATGTTTGGTTGTTCGACTCACCGTCACCCCAGAGCTCGATTCGACTTGGGAGATCATCCGACCCGAGTCCGAAGACGTCCGGCCGATCAGCGCGAGCCAGCGGCGGCAGTTTGGGTTCTTCAGGCTTGGTGAACGGCCGAACTTCCACCTGCGTTGGGCGCGAGGATCGGCGCTTTCGGGGCTGACCGCCGGAAGTGAGGGTGCGTCTTCCGTGATCCTTGATGCGCACCGCCACGCTCGGTCAGCAGTGTTCAGCACTGATCCCAATGCCCTGCACATAGCTGCCGCTACGGTGCAGAAGTCTGCGGGCAACTTCGGTGCGGCAGTGTTCGGCGAGCTGCGTCCCGGGCTTGAGCCCGGTTCGGCAACGTCCTCGCACGCCTTGATGTTGCACGACGGCGACGTGCCGCTGTCGAGTTTCGGACTAGGCACGCGGCGGCTTACCAGCCTTTCGATCCAAGACGAGGCGATGGACGGCGGTTCGATCATCGCGATAGACGAGGTAGAGCACGGGCTGGAGCCGCATCGCTTGGCGCAGACGCTTCGCCATCTGAAGAAGCGCACTGACGCCGGTGAACTGCAAGTCCTCATGACCACGCACTCGCCCATCACGGTGACAACGCTGAGCGCTGTCGACCTCGCCATCGTCAACACAGACGGGACCGGGACAACGAACTGCCAGCCCGTGTCCCCAGACCTCGACAACGTGCAAGGCACGTTCCGCAGCGCCCCTCACGCGCTGCTGGGTCGCCGTGTGCTGGTCGGCGAAGGAGCAACCGAGGTCGGGTTCCTGCGTGGAATGATCCGCCACTGGGACATCCAACGGATCGCCGCAGATCAAGCTCCTGCAGCCGCGATCGGCACAGTCCTTGTCAACGGCCAGGGCGGAACCCAACCGACACAGCGTGCCCAGAACTTCCATCAGCTCGGGTATCCGACCTGCATGCTCGTCGACAACGACGATCGCAACATAGATCCGTCAGTTGCGGATGCCGAGACTCTCGGTGTCTTGGTGTACCGCTGGACATTCGGAAACGCACTTGAGGACGAAGTAATCCAGACCCTGTCCGCAGACGGCCTGCAGGCCGTCGTTGATGTTGCCGTGGATATCAAGGGGGAGCAGTCGATACAGGCGACAGTCGGCGCGAAACTAGGCGGCAAGAAGCTCGTCGGAACGAATGTTGCCGAATGGCGGATGCAGGCCGGTGCCGATGATCTGACGATGCGCAAGGCCATCGCGGACGCCGCCACCGCGAAAGACAAGGAATGGTTCAAGCGTGAGGATCGTGGCGAGGACCTTGCCGAAGTCGTCATCGCCCACCTGCGAGGGCTGGAGAGCACGCACCTGATGAAGGTGCTCGGTGAGCTGCGCGCTTTCGTCTACCCGGCTGTCCCAGAGCCGCCGGCTGCTCTGGACGGGGCAGGGGCCACCGATGACTGA
- a CDS encoding AAA family ATPase, which translates to MTDDPPLQVAVQAVLGSSPCSVTLPAGAGKTELIAASVATIAANGGTSLVLTHTHAGVDALRKRMKKFGIGHEQVVVRTIDSWSYNLIAHFPTLAQLAVPPAPDWSKAGDYHHAAARAVGSKAVGRMLELSYSNLFIDEYQDCLTGQQELAVALSKVLPTTVLGDPLQSLFNFGKHQPVDWDADVLPNFPAVAVAYRPRRWEPHHEPLGAWLVNIRDNLMNGQPIDLTSAPVAWVHRRDGQTFVGRCYDALKLDGTIAVLGQFRHDCVHAAGKLGGSYSVMEAIDEKVTVALAKMIDAQDGAEVAQAIVKFAIDCSSGIPKHISTEKRRRLGDGKSFTTRSDELKPAYEAVLRVRSTPTTSAVRTALDLLGKLPGVTIHCREAWNEITRSLSIAVTDDYTVTEALQRIRNQTRVAGRRPSKHVVSRPLLVKGLEYDHVIILNPTAYSAQELYVALTRGSKSVTIISDRAVLPAAPMATRPAIPASV; encoded by the coding sequence ATGACTGATGATCCGCCCCTGCAGGTAGCCGTACAGGCGGTGCTCGGCTCGTCGCCGTGCTCGGTCACGCTCCCGGCCGGGGCCGGTAAAACCGAGTTGATCGCAGCGTCGGTGGCCACGATCGCTGCGAACGGCGGCACGAGCCTGGTTCTGACACACACGCATGCTGGTGTGGATGCCCTCCGGAAGCGGATGAAGAAGTTCGGGATCGGGCATGAGCAGGTCGTTGTACGAACCATTGATTCGTGGTCGTACAACTTGATCGCCCACTTCCCGACGCTCGCTCAGCTCGCTGTCCCCCCCGCCCCAGACTGGAGCAAGGCCGGCGACTACCACCACGCCGCCGCTCGCGCGGTGGGTAGCAAGGCCGTCGGGCGGATGCTAGAGCTCAGCTATTCCAACCTTTTCATCGACGAGTACCAGGATTGTCTGACCGGCCAACAAGAGCTGGCGGTAGCACTCTCCAAGGTGCTTCCCACGACCGTGCTGGGTGACCCCCTCCAGAGCCTGTTCAACTTCGGCAAGCACCAGCCGGTCGACTGGGATGCCGATGTACTGCCGAACTTCCCGGCAGTTGCAGTCGCGTATCGACCGCGCCGCTGGGAGCCCCATCACGAACCCCTGGGCGCCTGGCTCGTGAACATCCGCGACAATTTGATGAACGGCCAGCCGATAGATCTCACCTCGGCGCCGGTCGCGTGGGTGCACCGCCGGGACGGACAAACATTCGTCGGTCGGTGTTACGACGCGCTCAAGCTCGACGGGACCATTGCCGTCCTGGGACAGTTCCGCCACGACTGTGTCCACGCTGCGGGCAAGCTCGGCGGTTCGTACTCCGTTATGGAAGCCATCGACGAGAAGGTCACCGTTGCTTTGGCGAAGATGATCGATGCGCAGGATGGCGCCGAGGTCGCGCAGGCCATCGTCAAGTTCGCGATCGATTGCAGCAGCGGCATCCCGAAACACATCTCGACCGAGAAGCGGCGCCGACTCGGCGACGGAAAGTCGTTCACCACCAGGAGCGACGAGCTAAAGCCAGCCTACGAGGCCGTGCTCCGAGTGCGAAGCACACCGACAACGAGCGCTGTGCGCACGGCACTCGACCTACTCGGGAAGCTCCCCGGTGTCACAATCCACTGCCGTGAGGCATGGAACGAGATCACACGGTCCTTGTCGATCGCCGTGACCGACGACTACACGGTGACGGAGGCACTCCAGCGCATCCGAAACCAAACACGGGTCGCTGGGCGTCGACCAAGCAAACACGTTGTGTCGAGGCCACTGCTCGTCAAAGGCCTGGAGTACGACCATGTCATCATCCTGAATCCCACCGCTTACAGCGCCCAGGAGCTATACGTCGCGCTCACCCGGGGATCGAAGTCGGTGACGATCATCAGCGACAGGGCCGTCCTTCCCGCTGCTCCAATGGCGACGCGGCCCGCCATCCCCGCCTCGGTCTGA